In Rhodospirillum rubrum ATCC 11170, a genomic segment contains:
- a CDS encoding bifunctional [glutamine synthetase] adenylyltransferase/[glutamine synthetase]-adenylyl-L-tyrosine phosphorylase — translation MQEFLFPSATARFPLPADQGRLDRGLERWRALARDDSEGIAPSFVKNFLDDPRGNALLAAVFGNSPYLSAALIREPAFVETLALRGPDQVFPDLLEGMARAIAATSEATVVMQVLRVTKRRAALCIALADIARWWSLEQVTAALSALAERSLRAVVAHLLTRRAASGDLVLPHPEDPERDSGFFILGMGKLGGGELNYSSDIDLIVLFDAEKARYQGKRSLKECYVGLTRDLVRMMEERTAEGYVFRTDLRLRPDPGSTAVAISTEAAEIYYETMGQNWERAAMIKARPVAGDLVAGQAFLTHLRPFVWRKYLDFNAIQDIHSIKRQIDAVRGGAEIGVAGHNIKLGRGGIREIEFFAQTQQLIWGGRTPKLRSKSTCEALADLVEVGLVEAPAADELTEAYRYLRTLEHRLQMIDDEQTQTLPLEPDKLRHLALFMGEADAEALGVAVTTRLRRVESHYAGLFEDAPSLSQGGNLVFTGGEDDPETLATLRRMGFSNPEGISATIRGWHHGRYAATRSTRTRERLTELMPDLLKALAATAQPDTALLRFDEFLSKLPTGMQLFTLFQANPGLLGLLAEIMGDAPRLSEHLARNPRLMDIVLTPGFFEGAPSHADMTRSLDALLADAVVFEDTLDLVRRWANDLRFSIGVLALRGLVEAEEAGQSLSDVADVALSRLVPRVEAEFALAHGVVPGGAMAVVALGKLGSREMTATSDLDLIVVYETPEDSEGSQATEAGQRPLPVSAYYTRLTQRIVNAITALTAEGALYEVDMRLRPSGNKGPLATSLTAFRRYQADAAWTWEHMALTRARVITGPEGLRARIDAVIAETLTRPRDAETLARDVADMRARMERDKPAASPWDVKLAPGGLVDIDFLAQFLQLRHAPRTPEVLAADTVGALRRLSEAGYLDPAICRFLCAHHRRNLGIQATLRHSIAGPPRDSDLTPGLKAKLARATGWDDFETLRAHMADDGARVRQIFTEIVDPTRPPPPPPLEKGPPMTEIPVAPGTAAPDFSLPTDGGGTLSLADLRGKKLVLYFYPKDATSGCTTEALGFKEQAEAFAEAGAVIVGVSKDSVKSHDGFKAKQGLPFTLASDAEGAVCQSYGVWVEKSMYGRTYMGIDRSTFLIDGEGIIRKIWRKVKVAGHVAAVLEEARAL, via the coding sequence ATGCAGGAGTTCCTTTTTCCTTCCGCGACGGCACGGTTTCCCCTGCCGGCGGACCAGGGTCGCCTGGATCGGGGGCTGGAGCGCTGGCGCGCCCTGGCCCGCGACGACAGTGAGGGGATCGCGCCCTCTTTCGTCAAGAATTTCCTCGACGATCCGCGGGGAAATGCGCTGCTCGCGGCGGTTTTCGGCAATAGCCCCTATCTGTCGGCGGCGCTGATCCGCGAGCCGGCCTTTGTCGAGACTTTGGCCCTACGCGGACCCGATCAGGTTTTCCCCGATCTGCTTGAGGGCATGGCGCGGGCGATCGCCGCCACCAGTGAGGCCACGGTCGTCATGCAGGTGTTGCGCGTGACCAAACGCCGGGCGGCGCTGTGCATCGCTTTGGCCGATATCGCCCGGTGGTGGAGCCTGGAACAGGTGACGGCGGCGCTTTCGGCCCTGGCCGAACGCAGCTTGCGCGCCGTTGTCGCCCATTTGCTGACCCGCCGCGCCGCCAGCGGCGATCTGGTGCTGCCCCATCCCGAGGATCCCGAGCGCGACAGCGGCTTCTTTATTCTTGGCATGGGCAAGCTGGGCGGCGGCGAGCTCAATTATTCCTCCGACATCGATCTGATCGTGCTGTTTGACGCCGAGAAGGCCCGCTATCAGGGCAAACGCTCGCTCAAGGAGTGTTATGTCGGCTTAACGCGCGATCTGGTGCGCATGATGGAGGAGCGCACCGCCGAGGGCTACGTCTTCCGCACCGATCTGCGCCTGCGCCCCGATCCCGGCTCCACCGCCGTCGCCATCTCGACCGAGGCGGCGGAAATCTATTACGAGACCATGGGCCAGAACTGGGAACGGGCGGCGATGATCAAGGCCCGGCCGGTGGCGGGCGATCTGGTCGCCGGCCAAGCCTTCCTCACCCATCTTCGCCCCTTCGTCTGGCGCAAATACCTGGATTTCAACGCTATCCAGGACATCCATTCGATCAAGCGCCAGATCGACGCGGTGCGCGGCGGCGCCGAGATCGGCGTGGCCGGCCACAACATCAAGCTTGGTCGCGGCGGCATCCGCGAAATCGAATTCTTCGCCCAGACCCAGCAACTGATCTGGGGCGGGCGCACGCCGAAACTGCGCTCGAAATCCACCTGCGAGGCCCTGGCCGATCTGGTCGAGGTCGGGCTGGTCGAAGCCCCGGCGGCCGACGAACTGACCGAGGCCTATCGCTACCTGCGCACCCTTGAACACCGCTTGCAGATGATCGACGACGAGCAGACCCAGACCCTGCCCCTCGAGCCCGACAAGCTGCGCCATCTCGCCCTGTTCATGGGCGAGGCCGACGCCGAGGCCCTGGGGGTCGCCGTCACCACCCGCCTGCGCCGCGTCGAAAGCCATTACGCCGGCCTGTTCGAAGACGCACCCAGCCTGTCGCAGGGTGGCAATCTGGTGTTCACCGGCGGCGAGGATGATCCCGAAACCCTGGCGACCCTGCGCCGCATGGGCTTCTCCAACCCCGAAGGCATATCGGCGACCATTCGCGGCTGGCACCATGGGCGCTATGCGGCGACCCGATCGACGCGGACCCGCGAGCGGCTGACCGAGCTGATGCCCGATCTGCTCAAGGCCCTGGCCGCCACCGCCCAGCCCGACACCGCCTTGCTGCGCTTCGACGAATTCCTCAGCAAGCTGCCCACGGGCATGCAGTTGTTCACCCTGTTCCAGGCCAATCCCGGCTTGCTTGGTCTGCTGGCCGAGATCATGGGCGATGCCCCGCGCCTCTCCGAGCACTTGGCGCGCAATCCCCGGCTGATGGATATCGTGCTGACCCCGGGGTTCTTCGAAGGCGCGCCCAGCCACGCCGACATGACCCGTTCCCTCGATGCCCTGCTCGCCGACGCGGTGGTCTTCGAAGACACCCTTGATCTGGTGCGGCGCTGGGCCAACGACCTGCGCTTTTCCATCGGCGTTCTGGCCCTGCGCGGTCTGGTCGAGGCCGAAGAGGCCGGCCAAAGCCTGTCCGATGTCGCCGATGTGGCGCTGTCGCGGCTGGTGCCCCGGGTCGAGGCGGAATTCGCCCTCGCCCATGGCGTCGTGCCGGGCGGCGCCATGGCCGTGGTGGCGCTGGGCAAGCTGGGCTCGCGCGAGATGACGGCCACCTCCGATCTCGATCTGATCGTCGTTTACGAAACCCCCGAGGACAGCGAGGGCTCGCAGGCTACCGAGGCCGGTCAGCGGCCCTTGCCGGTCAGCGCCTATTACACCCGCCTGACCCAACGCATCGTCAACGCCATCACCGCGCTGACCGCCGAAGGCGCGCTTTACGAGGTCGACATGCGGCTGCGGCCCTCGGGCAACAAGGGCCCGCTGGCCACCAGCCTGACCGCCTTCCGCCGCTATCAGGCCGATGCCGCCTGGACCTGGGAGCATATGGCCCTGACCCGGGCCCGGGTGATCACCGGCCCCGAGGGCCTGCGCGCCCGCATCGACGCGGTGATCGCCGAGACCCTGACCCGGCCGCGCGATGCCGAGACCCTGGCCCGCGATGTCGCCGATATGCGCGCCCGCATGGAGCGCGACAAACCCGCCGCCAGCCCCTGGGACGTGAAGCTAGCGCCGGGCGGGTTGGTCGATATCGACTTCCTCGCCCAGTTCCTGCAACTGCGCCACGCCCCGCGAACACCCGAGGTTCTGGCCGCCGATACGGTGGGGGCCCTGCGCCGGCTGAGCGAGGCCGGCTATCTCGACCCGGCGATCTGCCGGTTCCTTTGCGCCCATCATCGGCGCAATCTGGGCATCCAGGCGACGCTGCGCCATTCCATCGCCGGCCCGCCGCGCGACTCCGATCTGACGCCGGGCCTGAAAGCCAAACTGGCCCGCGCCACCGGCTGGGATGACTTTGAAACGCTCCGCGCCCATATGGCCGACGATGGCGCCCGCGTGCGCCAGATCTTCACCGAGATCGTCGATCCGACGCGCCCCCCCCCGCCCCCGCCCCTTGAGAAAGGCCCGCCAATGACCGAGATACCCGTCGCTCCCGGCACCGCCGCCCCGGATTTCTCGCTGCCCACCGATGGCGGCGGCACGCTATCGCTGGCCGATCTGCGCGGCAAAAAGCTGGTGCTGTATTTCTATCCCAAGGACGCCACCTCGGGCTGCACCACCGAAGCCCTGGGCTTCAAGGAGCAAGCCGAGGCCTTCGCCGAAGCCGGGGCGGTGATCGTTGGCGTTTCCAAAGACAGCGTCAAAAGCCACGACGGCTTCAAAGCCAAACAGGGCCTGCCCTTCACCCTGGCCAGCGACGCCGAGGGCGCCGTTTGCCAAAGCTATGGGGTGTGGGTCGAAAAAAGCATGTACGGCCGCACCTATATGGGCATCGACCGCTCGACCTTCCTGATCGACGGCGAGGGCATCATCCGCAAGATCTGGCGCAAGGTCAAAGTCGCCGGCCACGTGGCCGCCGTCCTTGAGGAGGCTCGGGCGCTTTAG
- a CDS encoding aspartate aminotransferase family protein — translation MVSNALRDADLSYTIHPYTNLVAHETKGPLIAVRGEGVRVFDDKGKDYIEGMAGLWCASLGFSEPRLAAAAARQMAELPFFHMFSHKSHEPGIRLSEELVKRAPVPMARAFFCNSGSEANDTAIKMIWYINNALGRPQKKKIIARKRAYHGVTVASASLTGLPANHRDFDLPIANILHTSSPDYYREGKPGESEEAFAKRCADELEAMILAEDPNTVAAFFAEPIMGAGGVVLPPKGYFEHIQAVLKKYDILLVADEVICGFGRTGQYWGSQTFGLKPDILTCAKALSSAYMPISAVLVTEEVYKPLRDNSGKIGTFGHGYTYSAHPVAAAVALETLAIYDERDILGNVAVSGARLQERLRSFADHPLVGNVRGIGLIGAIELVADKATHGAFPASDAVGPRVVTKAEEAGVILRAMAGDVVAFSPPLIITPEEVDQMMDRFTVALEAVTAEVLG, via the coding sequence ATGGTTTCGAATGCCTTGCGTGATGCCGATCTCAGCTACACCATCCATCCCTATACCAACCTCGTCGCCCATGAGACCAAGGGGCCGCTGATCGCCGTTCGCGGCGAGGGCGTGCGGGTTTTCGATGACAAGGGCAAGGACTACATCGAGGGGATGGCCGGGCTGTGGTGCGCCTCGCTGGGCTTTTCCGAGCCGCGGCTGGCCGCCGCCGCCGCCCGCCAGATGGCCGAGCTGCCGTTCTTCCACATGTTCAGCCACAAGTCCCACGAGCCGGGCATCCGCCTGTCCGAGGAACTGGTCAAGCGCGCCCCGGTGCCGATGGCCCGCGCCTTCTTCTGCAATTCCGGGTCGGAAGCCAACGACACCGCGATCAAGATGATCTGGTACATCAACAACGCCCTGGGCCGGCCGCAGAAGAAAAAGATCATCGCCCGTAAGCGCGCCTATCACGGCGTGACGGTGGCCTCGGCCAGCCTGACCGGCCTGCCGGCCAATCACCGCGATTTCGATCTGCCGATCGCCAATATCTTGCACACCAGTTCGCCCGATTACTACCGCGAGGGCAAGCCCGGCGAGAGCGAGGAAGCGTTCGCCAAGCGCTGCGCCGACGAGCTTGAGGCCATGATCCTCGCCGAAGATCCCAACACCGTGGCCGCCTTCTTCGCCGAGCCGATCATGGGCGCGGGCGGCGTGGTCCTGCCGCCCAAGGGCTATTTCGAGCACATCCAGGCGGTGCTGAAAAAATACGACATCTTGCTGGTCGCCGACGAGGTGATCTGCGGGTTCGGCCGCACCGGCCAGTATTGGGGCAGCCAGACCTTCGGCCTGAAGCCCGATATCCTGACCTGCGCCAAGGCGTTGTCTTCGGCCTATATGCCGATCTCGGCGGTGCTGGTCACCGAAGAGGTCTATAAGCCGCTGCGCGATAATTCGGGCAAGATCGGCACTTTCGGCCACGGCTATACCTATTCCGCCCATCCGGTGGCCGCCGCCGTCGCCCTGGAAACCCTGGCGATCTATGACGAGCGCGACATTTTGGGCAATGTGGCGGTATCGGGGGCGCGGCTGCAAGAGCGCCTGCGGAGCTTCGCCGATCATCCGCTGGTTGGCAATGTGCGCGGCATCGGTCTGATCGGCGCCATCGAACTGGTCGCCGACAAGGCCACCCATGGCGCCTTCCCGGCCAGCGACGCCGTTGGCCCCCGGGTGGTGACCAAGGCCGAAGAGGCCGGGGTGATCTTGCGGGCGATGGCCGGCGATGTTGTCGCCTTCAGCCCGCCGCTGATCATCACCCCCGAAGAGGTCGATCAGATGATGGATCGCTTCACCGTTGCCCTCGAGGCGGTTACCGCCGAGGTCTTAGGTTAG
- a CDS encoding cupin domain-containing protein, with the protein MDFDVGARLRAIREAKALSQRELARRAGVTNGTISLIEQNQSSPSVASLRKVLQGIPMTLAEFFSQETPPPDQIVFRPDELAELTNEIQRRNEGAISFRQVGDTSRHGLQILHETYAPGADTGRTMLAHASEEGGIVISGQIELTVDTTRYVLGPGDSYLFDSKRPHRFRNPFDAPCVIVSACTPPYL; encoded by the coding sequence ATGGACTTCGATGTCGGTGCCCGTCTGCGGGCCATCCGCGAAGCCAAGGCGCTGTCCCAGCGCGAACTGGCCCGGCGCGCCGGGGTGACCAACGGCACCATCTCGCTGATCGAACAAAACCAAAGCAGCCCGTCGGTGGCCTCGCTGCGCAAGGTGCTCCAGGGTATTCCGATGACCTTGGCCGAATTCTTCAGCCAGGAAACGCCGCCCCCCGATCAGATCGTCTTCCGCCCCGACGAACTGGCCGAACTGACCAACGAGATCCAGCGCCGCAACGAAGGGGCGATCTCGTTCCGCCAAGTCGGCGACACCAGCCGCCACGGCCTGCAGATCCTCCATGAAACCTACGCCCCGGGCGCCGATACCGGCCGCACCATGCTCGCCCATGCCTCCGAAGAGGGCGGCATCGTCATCAGCGGCCAGATCGAACTGACCGTCGATACCACCCGCTACGTCCTTGGCCCGGGGGATTCCTATCTGTTCGACAGCAAACGCCCCCACCGCTTCCGCAACCCCTTCGATGCCCCTTGCGTCATCGTCTCGGCCTGCACGCCGCCTTATCTGTAA
- a CDS encoding ABC transporter permease: protein MPMGAEMSLKSKLRRAERLRQLRAFGLILPLLLFLVVTFVVPIADMLRRSVHDPELSQVWPATTSAIKGWTARERLPDEAVFAALAGDLRASRDAATLATAARRLNYDFNGSRTLLFTTARKLPASAPSWTEALIAADPRWGETEVWGAINRASGPLTAFFLMQAVDLERDATGALRGAPTDEAIYIDVLGRTFGISLTVTVLCLLLGFPVAYLLANLPPRQANLLMILVLLPFWTSLLVRTAAWVVLLQDQGLVNNLLIWLGVIEKPLRLMYNRVGVIVAMTHVLLPFMILPLYSVMKGISPVYLRAARSLGATPTIAFLRVYLPQCLPGFGAGALLTFILALGYYITPALVGGAADQMLSYFIAFYTSDTVNWGMASALGAVLLAATLVLYAVYTRLVGTDSVKLS, encoded by the coding sequence ATGCCGATGGGCGCCGAGATGTCGCTGAAGTCCAAGCTGCGCCGCGCCGAACGCCTGCGGCAGTTGCGCGCCTTCGGTCTGATCCTGCCCCTGTTGTTGTTCCTGGTCGTCACCTTCGTCGTGCCGATCGCCGATATGCTGCGGCGCTCGGTTCACGATCCCGAGTTGTCCCAGGTGTGGCCGGCGACCACGAGCGCCATCAAGGGATGGACCGCGCGCGAGCGCCTGCCCGACGAGGCGGTTTTCGCCGCCCTGGCCGGCGACCTGCGGGCCAGCCGCGACGCGGCGACGCTGGCGACGGCGGCGCGGCGTCTCAATTACGATTTCAACGGATCGCGAACCCTGCTGTTCACCACGGCGCGCAAGCTGCCGGCGAGCGCGCCCTCGTGGACCGAGGCGCTGATCGCCGCCGATCCGCGCTGGGGCGAGACCGAGGTCTGGGGGGCGATCAACCGGGCCTCGGGACCGCTTACGGCGTTTTTCCTGATGCAGGCCGTTGATCTGGAACGCGACGCCACTGGGGCCCTGCGCGGCGCTCCGACCGATGAGGCGATCTATATCGACGTTCTCGGCCGCACCTTCGGCATCAGCCTGACCGTCACCGTGCTCTGCCTCCTGCTCGGCTTTCCGGTCGCCTATCTTTTGGCCAATCTGCCGCCGCGTCAGGCCAATTTGTTGATGATCCTGGTGCTTTTGCCGTTCTGGACCTCGCTCCTGGTGCGCACGGCCGCCTGGGTCGTGCTGCTCCAGGATCAGGGGCTGGTCAATAACCTGCTGATTTGGCTCGGCGTTATCGAAAAGCCGCTGCGCTTGATGTACAACCGCGTCGGGGTGATCGTGGCGATGACCCATGTGTTGCTGCCCTTCATGATCTTGCCGCTCTATTCGGTGATGAAGGGCATCTCGCCGGTTTATCTGCGCGCGGCGCGTTCGCTCGGCGCCACGCCGACCATCGCCTTCTTGCGGGTTTATCTGCCGCAATGTCTGCCCGGCTTTGGCGCGGGCGCCCTGCTGACCTTCATTCTGGCTTTGGGTTATTACATCACGCCGGCCCTGGTCGGCGGCGCGGCCGATCAGATGCTCAGCTACTTCATCGCCTTCTATACCTCCGACACGGTGAACTGGGGCATGGCCTCGGCGCTGGGGGCGGTCTTGCTGGCGGCGACCCTGGTGCTCTACGCCGTCTATACCCGGCTGGTCGGTACGGATTCGGTGAAGCTGTCTTAA
- the prfB gene encoding peptide chain release factor 2 (programmed frameshift), whose protein sequence is MRAENQALIDEIKQSMALLRRHLDWDNALRRLDELNALSEDPNLWNNAAKAQKLMRERTHLEQSVAGYRALEREVDDAATLIELGDAEDDAESIAEGERMLHSAAQKARKQELESLLSGEADHNDAYLEVHAGAGGTEAQDWALILLRMYTRWAEAHGHKVEFLEESAGEEAGIKSATIKIVGHNAYGWLKTESGVHRLVRISPFDSSARRHTSFSSIWVYPVVDDTIEIDIEEKDCRIDTYRASGAGGQHVNRTESAVRITHIPTGIVVQCQSERSQHQNKDYCWSMLRARLYEHELQKREEKTKALEDTKTDIGWGHQIRSYVLQPYQMIKDTRTNVETSDTQGVLNGDLDQFMAASLAARIVGAGDAMADIAK, encoded by the exons ATGCGTGCGGAAAACCAAGCTCTCATCGACGAGATCAAGCAGTCCATGGCGCTGCTGAGGAGGCATCTT GACTGGGATAACGCCCTCAGACGCCTGGATGAACTGAACGCCCTTTCCGAGGATCCCAACCTCTGGAACAACGCCGCCAAGGCCCAGAAGCTGATGCGCGAGCGCACCCATCTGGAGCAATCGGTCGCCGGCTATCGCGCCCTTGAGCGCGAGGTCGACGACGCGGCGACGCTGATCGAACTGGGCGATGCCGAGGACGATGCCGAAAGCATCGCCGAGGGCGAGCGCATGCTGCACAGCGCCGCCCAGAAAGCCCGCAAGCAGGAGCTTGAAAGCCTGCTGTCGGGCGAAGCCGATCATAACGACGCCTATTTGGAAGTCCATGCCGGGGCCGGTGGCACCGAGGCCCAGGATTGGGCGCTGATCTTGCTGCGCATGTATACGCGCTGGGCCGAAGCCCACGGCCACAAGGTGGAATTCCTTGAAGAAAGCGCCGGGGAAGAAGCCGGGATCAAATCGGCGACGATCAAGATCGTCGGCCATAACGCCTATGGTTGGCTGAAGACCGAAAGCGGCGTGCACCGGCTGGTGCGCATTTCGCCCTTCGACAGCTCGGCGCGGCGCCATACCAGCTTTTCCTCGATCTGGGTCTATCCGGTGGTCGATGACACCATCGAGATCGATATCGAAGAAAAGGATTGCCGCATCGATACCTACCGGGCCTCGGGCGCCGGTGGTCAGCACGTCAACCGGACGGAATCGGCGGTGCGCATCACCCATATTCCGACCGGCATCGTCGTGCAGTGCCAATCCGAACGCTCGCAGCACCAGAACAAGGATTATTGCTGGTCGATGCTGCGCGCCCGCTTGTACGAGCATGAGCTGCAAAAGCGCGAAGAAAAGACCAAGGCCCTGGAAGACACCAAGACCGATATCGGCTGGGGTCACCAGATCCGCTCCTATGTTCTGCAGCCCTATCAGATGATCAAGGACACGCGGACCAACGTTGAAACCTCTGATACCCAGGGCGTGCTCAACGGCGATCTTGATCAATTCATGGCCGCGTCGCTGGCCGCCCGCATCGTCGGCGCCGGCGACGCCATGGCCGATATCGCCAAGTAA
- a CDS encoding alpha/beta hydrolase, with product MGFVLCLLALPLALWLIACLALVIFQRALQYRPSLDPLPDPAAAGLAGARGVVLFPLDGLSLTAWYLPPPPSAEPPRAVALFHGNAGSLIERVHKARMLAGEGLGVLMVEWRGYGGNPGRPTEAGLLADGRAAIAFLEAQGIDRARQIFYGESLGSGVAFHLAAEGPAPAAVITEGAFTRAVDVGARRYRWMPVRLLMRDRFDSLAAAQRVTCPVLILHGRQDGVVPFDMGPTLASAVAGKVSTFFPDQGGHVDLLDHGAQPVIAGFLREGAGGAFRLP from the coding sequence ATGGGGTTCGTGTTGTGCCTCCTCGCCCTTCCTTTGGCCTTATGGCTGATCGCCTGTCTGGCCTTGGTGATCTTCCAGCGCGCCTTGCAATACCGCCCCTCGCTTGACCCGCTGCCCGATCCGGCGGCCGCCGGCCTTGCTGGGGCGCGCGGGGTGGTCTTGTTCCCCCTTGATGGCCTGTCCCTGACCGCCTGGTATCTGCCGCCGCCGCCTTCGGCCGAGCCGCCCCGGGCAGTGGCGCTGTTCCATGGCAATGCCGGATCGCTGATCGAGCGCGTCCATAAGGCCCGCATGCTGGCCGGCGAGGGGCTGGGGGTGCTGATGGTCGAATGGCGCGGCTATGGCGGCAACCCCGGCCGACCGACCGAGGCCGGGCTGCTGGCCGATGGCCGGGCGGCGATCGCCTTTCTGGAAGCCCAGGGCATCGATCGCGCCCGGCAGATCTTCTATGGCGAGAGCCTGGGCTCGGGTGTCGCCTTCCACCTCGCCGCCGAGGGGCCGGCCCCGGCGGCGGTCATCACCGAGGGCGCCTTCACCCGCGCCGTCGATGTCGGGGCGCGGCGCTATCGGTGGATGCCGGTGCGCCTCTTGATGCGCGACCGCTTCGACAGTCTGGCCGCAGCACAGCGCGTCACCTGCCCGGTGCTGATCCTGCATGGCCGCCAGGACGGCGTCGTGCCCTTCGACATGGGTCCGACCCTGGCAAGTGCCGTGGCCGGCAAGGTCAGCACCTTCTTCCCCGACCAGGGCGGCCACGTCGATCTGCTTGATCACGGCGCCCAACCGGTGATCGCCGGGTTCCTGCGCGAGGGGGCCGGCGGCGCTTTCAGGCTTCCCTAA
- a CDS encoding ABC transporter permease yields MRSTHTRTGEEKFWITLLWVGAVGVLVFLMAPILAIIPLSFNGGQFLTYPLQGFSLRWYAAFLTDPVWIRALRNSLIIGIVSTILATGLGTLASLGLVRAKFRGKGLVMAVLLSPMIVPVVITAVGFYLFFAPLGLTANYPGLILAHTVLAAPFVVISVTATLQGFDMNLARAAASLGADQVTTFRRVILPLIAPGVASGALFAFATSFDEVVVVLLVAGPEQRTLPREMFSGIRENISPTITAVATVLILFSTLLLIALEALRRRNERMRGLAG; encoded by the coding sequence ATGCGCTCTACCCATACCCGCACCGGCGAGGAAAAGTTCTGGATCACCCTGTTATGGGTCGGCGCCGTCGGCGTGCTGGTCTTCCTGATGGCGCCGATCCTGGCGATCATTCCGCTGTCGTTCAACGGCGGTCAGTTCCTGACCTATCCGCTTCAGGGGTTTTCCTTGCGCTGGTACGCGGCCTTCCTCACCGATCCGGTGTGGATCCGCGCCCTGCGCAACAGCCTGATCATCGGCATCGTCTCGACCATCCTGGCCACCGGCCTTGGCACCTTGGCCTCGCTGGGTCTGGTGCGGGCGAAGTTCCGGGGCAAGGGGCTGGTGATGGCGGTCTTGCTGTCGCCGATGATCGTGCCGGTGGTGATCACCGCCGTCGGCTTCTATCTGTTTTTCGCGCCCTTGGGGCTGACGGCCAATTATCCCGGGCTGATCCTGGCCCATACGGTGCTGGCCGCCCCCTTCGTCGTCATCTCGGTGACGGCGACCCTTCAGGGGTTCGACATGAACCTTGCCCGCGCCGCAGCCAGCCTGGGCGCCGATCAGGTAACCACCTTCCGCCGGGTTATTTTGCCGTTGATCGCGCCGGGCGTCGCCTCGGGCGCCTTGTTCGCCTTCGCCACGTCGTTTGACGAGGTGGTGGTGGTCTTGCTGGTCGCCGGCCCCGAACAGCGGACCTTGCCGCGCGAAATGTTCAGCGGCATCCGCGAAAACATCAGCCCGACGATCACCGCCGTCGCCACCGTGCTGATCTTGTTCTCGACCCTTCTGCTGATCGCCCTCGAAGCCCTGCGCCGGCGCAACGAACGCATGCGCGGACTGGCGGGGTAG